In Lodderomyces elongisporus chromosome 1, complete sequence, a genomic segment contains:
- the SKI3 gene encoding Superkiller protein 3 (BUSCO:EOG09260779) — translation MSSLKSFLKQAKGALEQNDPEEALEYANEALKIDSKSYYAYVFQGKAYQLIGDLAKAMQSFRKATQIEETNVLAWKGCLQLSKSSDDYETFFNVLTSLCKIYIDQGISIADLLQTLREYLDAHKVKDNDQLFEFYLRSILPGTKLGDLIGTSIENPDFTYKKLLDFKQKQIEKDVVAQVSKERVKFGKTLSLDQKAKLDAFAWSIYNKADLLELYDAFLNICDDDGLRQKYKEKCLKFKYELLKVSPEKQTLISDIRQSVEDMILLKTKSLFCWNLYFDWMDIASLDMLDEEFVIEYLQLFQNESLGPVLFAFVMSDISPFNKEKIIKELSFPGGEQKRNPSVISKTMPESSEIKELVDDDENDDNNDFSSLYMPQDEVIDLMLTGYSKAKESVLANRILIHFFIHLREYNTASERCRDGIRLLAEMQRTFGLDLPKTKIDFLCSLAVVYTYHEAPKNFSRALQLYDKILESDSTNVEAKVGKGLICVERGALTEARTILESVVEEHPDNLEAKSEYCWCLVKLGQTEKGRSGLQKFIESVVGGDLHSREVRAIANWRIAQSYMAEKQVQECYKHLILSLKDNDAYAPSYTLLGILFAESFNDVKRAQKCFYKAFDLDPNEIEAARYLVKHATAENEWDVAQVLAKRVVTSEHSRRLIMRGGIPDAAWPYRVLGSGALNDQDDAKAVEWFQNALRIDSNDFASWVGLGEAYSNCGRLEAASKVFRHALTIDNGDSWTVKYMLGHVLCEMKEFNEGLSFLYAALESQPNEECILSAIYEANIENAEKFLQLGFTGRAINAVLKSLGFVKQSLALNKASQKAWKRLGDILRVLSIAQEYIQAEPLIQVLQIFKNCGWDNDATLSEKYLVSIEDICTAIGVSSNGISTSIATTTDTSTNSKEKVQAIRKLVVLAAAAGLEHLPLKANRAMKATALYNLGLAYLESFQHNKIEKHREASIKHLKHAIKIESNNASFWIALGNVYSFTEPLIAQHCYIKGMSLEVKDAGIWVNLAVLYLKHGDYQLAQETFMRAQSVTPQDSQPWLGNAMIEELSGDLNKAQAQYTHAFTVSKGRSAVAQLLYAMSVTSKAKTSINPKDIETAQELSISNQAMHQYLKLYPEELRALRVGVESAERCKDYDSALEMCQKLCSLYESMYEETEDSDVLEHYLIGKCQMARISLGLQEYDKVIDIVQEVEQFESKSLVVEANIRICLGLAYYFTGKFEDAVSQLRVLVDSHAQSSEIISLVAQMLYAHDSPQSKQAAVDQLFAHIEEYGSSSLLVVLLGAISVVENLEEYFEAIKEELSNLSLAEVVADTRRDIPRILEEISVREGDKSYNEAWLRSAFLFPSSYQIWRNIDSGIAKKIVDLGDSKITADEYAEAMKKGGTVRDVQRSLMLNPCDIEAMQQLTSSLLA, via the coding sequence ATGTCGTCCCTCAAAAGCTTTCTCAAGCAAGCAAAGGGGGCATTGGAGCAGAACGATCCGGAGGAGGCTCTAGAGTATGCTAACGAAGCGCTAAAAATAGATTCAAAGTCATATTATGCATATGTTTTCCAAGGAAAAGCTTATCAATTGATAGGGGACTTGGCCAAGGCGATGCAATCTTTTCGAAAAGCAACGCAgattgaagaaacaaacgTGTTAGCTTGGAAAGGATGTTTACAGTTGAGCAAGAGTTCAGATGACTATGAAACATTTTTTAATGTTTTAACTTCGCTTTGTAAGATATATATCGATCAAGGGATCTCCATAGCTGATCTCTTGCAAACACTTAGAGAGTACTTGGATGCTCACAAGGTTAAGGATAATGATCAACTATTTGAGTTTTATTTAAGGTCGATATTGCCTGGAACTAAGCTAGGAGATCTTATAGGCACCTCGATTGAAAATCCTGATTTCACATACAAGAAATTATTGgatttcaaacaaaaacagattGAGAAGGATGTGGTTGCGCAAGTGTCTAAAGAACGTGTAAAGTTTGGAAAGACTCTATCGTTGGACCAAAAAGCCAAACTTGATGCCTTTGCGTGGTCAATTTACAATAAAGCAGATTTGCTTGAATTATACGATGCATTTTTAAACATTTGCGATGACGATGGATTGAGGCAGAAgtacaaagaaaagtgttTAAAGTTCAAGTACGAGCTTTTAAAAGTGTCACCAGAAAAGCAGACTTTGATACTGGATATCAGACAGAGTGTAGAGGATATGATTTTACTCAAGACAAAGAgtcttttttgttggaaTCTTTACTTTGACTGGATGGATATCGCATCTTTGGATATGTTGGACGAAGAGTTTGTAATTGAGTATTTACAATTGTTTCAAAACGAAAGCTTGGGTCCGGTTCTATTTGCATTTGTGATGAGTGACATTTCGCCCttcaacaaagaaaaaattataaaagaGCTCAGTTTTCCTGGTGGagaacagaaaagaaacccATCTGTTATATCAAAAACAATGCCAGAACTGAGTGAAATTAAGGAGCTAgtggatgatgatgaaaatgacgATAATAATGACTTCAGCTCCTTATATATGCCGCAGGATGAGGTGATTGACCTTATGCTTACTGGGTATTCAAAGGCAAAAGAATCTGTACTTGCGAATAGGATTTTGatacatttttttatccATCTTCGTGAGTATAATACCGCATCAGAAAGGTGTCGTGATGGAATCAGGCTTCTAGCAGAAATGCAAAGGACATTTGGTTTAGACTTGCCAAAAACCAAGATTGATTTCTTGTGCTCTTTAGCTGTCGTTTACACGTACCATGAAGCACCAAAGAATTTTAGTCGAGCTCTTCAATTGTACGATAAGATTTTGGAATCTGACTCGACAAATGTTGAAGCCAAAGTTGGTAAAGGTTTGATCTGCGTCGAAAGAGGGGCACTAACCGAAGCACGCACGATTCTTGAGTCTGTAGTGGAGGAGCACCCGGATAACTTGGAGGCTAAATCTGAGTATTGTTGGTGTCTTGTGAAGTTGGGCCAAACTGAAAAGGGACGATCTGGTCTACAAAAGTTTATTGAGAGTGTGGTTGGAGGAGACTTGCATAGTCGAGAAGTGCGAGCAATTGCAAACTGGAGAATAGCACAAAGCTATATGGCGGAAAAGCAAGTGCAAGAATGTTATAAGCATTTGATCCTTTCACTAAAGGACAACGATGCGTATGCTCCTTCATATACGCTTCTTGGTATTTTGTTTGCCGAGAGCTTTAATGATGTAAAGCGAGCTCAAAAGTGCTTTTACAAAGCTTTCGATTTGGATCCCAACGAAATTGAGGCCGCAAGATACCTTGTGAAACATGCTACTGCTGAAAATGAATGGGATGTGGCGCAAGTGCTTGCAAAGCGAGTGGTGACAAGTGAACATTCCAGAAGATTGATTATGCGAGGAGGTATCCCAGATGCTGCATGGCCGTACAGGGTGCTAGGCAGTGGAGCCTTGAATGATCAAGATGACGCTAAAGCTGTTGAGTGGTTCCAAAACGCTCTTCGGATAGATTCTAATGACTTTGCGAGCTGGGTTGGGCTAGGAGAAGCATATTCAAATTGTGGCCGACTCGAGGCAGCTAGCAAAGTCTTTAGACATGCCCTAACCATTGATAACGGGGACTCGTGGACTGTGAAATATATGTTGGGCCATGTGTTGTGCGAAATGAAAGAGTTTAACGAAGGTTTAAGTTTTCTTTATGCTGCTTTGGAATCACAACCAAATGAAGAGTGTATCCTAAGTGCCATCTACGAGGCCAATATTGAGAATGCCGAAAAGTTTCTACAACTCGGCTTTACTGGCCGTGCAATCAACGCTGTTTTGAAATCTTTGGGTTTTGTAAAGCAATCGTTAGCTTTAAACAAAGCTTCACAAAAAGCTTGGAAGCGTCTTGGAGATATCTTACGGGTACTTTCCATTGCTCAAGAGTATATTCAAGCGGAGCCATTGATTCAAGTTTTGcagattttcaaaaattgcGGATGGGACAATGATGCTACCTTGCTGGAAAAGTATCTTGTTTCCATTGAAGATATTTGCACTGCCATTGGTGTTTCTTCTAATGGTATTAGTACTAGTATTGCTACCACTACTGATACTAGTACTAACTCGAAAGAAAAGGTACAAGCAATAAGAAAGCTTGTAGTTTTGGCTGCCGCAGCGGGCCTTGAGCACCTACCATTGAAAGCTAACCGTGCTATGAAAGCAACAGCACTTTACAATTTAGGATTAGCATATTTGGAGTCTTTTCAACATAACAAAATTGAGAAACACCGCGAAGCTTCTATCAAGCACTTGAAGCATGCGATAAAGATTGAGTCCAACAATGCAAGCTTTTGGATTGCTTTAGGGAATGTGTATAGCTTTACAGAGCCTCTCATTGCTCAGCATTGCTACATAAAAGGTATGTCCCTTGAGGTGAAAGATGCAGGTATTTGGGTTAACCTTGCAGTTCTTTATCTCAAACATGGAGACTATCAGCTTGCACAAGAGACTTTTATGCGAGCACAATCGGTTACTCCGCAAGATTCTCAACCTTGGCTAGGAAACGCCATGATAGAAGAGCTTTCAGGTGATTTGAACAAGGCTCAAGCGCAGTATACCCACGCATTTACGGTGTCAAAAGGACGTTCAGCAGTAGCACAACTCTTGTATGCAATGTCCGTTActtcaaaagcaaaaacttCAATTAATCCAAAGGATATCGAAACTGCTCAAGAATTGAGTATAAGCAACCAAGCAATGCATCAGTACCTCAAGCTTTACCCTGAGGAGTTAAGGGCTTTGAGAGTCGGTGTTGAGAGTGCAGAGCGGTGTAAAGATTATGATTCGGCTTTGGAGATGTGCCAAAAGCTTTGTAGCTTATATGAGTCCATGTATGAGGAAACCGAAGACTCTGATGTTCTTGAGCACTATTTAATCGGTAAGTGTCAAATGGCCAGAATCAGTTTGGGTCTTCAGGAATATGATAAAgttattgatattgttCAAGAGGTTGAGCAATTTGAGTCAAAGTCACTTGTGGTGGAAGCAAATATAAGGATCTGTTTAGGTCTTGCATACTACTTTACAGGGAAGTTTGAGGATGCAGTTCTGCAACTAAGAGTGCTTGTGGACTCCCATGCACAATCCTCAGAAATAATTTCATTAGTAGCGCAGATGTTGTATGCACATGATTCTCCACAGAGCAAACAAGCCGCTGTTGATCAGCTATTTGCACATATAGAGGAGTATGGATCTTCGTCTCTACTTGTGGTGCTTTTAGGCGCCATTTCAGTAGTGGAAAATTTAGAGGAATACTTTGAAGCTATCAAAGAAGAGTTATCAAACTTGAGCTTAGCCGAGGTTGTTGCTGATACACGTCGTGATATACCACGTATTTTAGAGGAGATTAGTGTACGGGAAGGAGACAAGTCTTATAATGAAGCGTGGCTCAGATCTGCCTTCTTATTTCCCTCGAGTTATCAAATATGGAGAAATATAGATAGTGGAATCGCAAAGAAGATTGTTGATTTGGGTGATAGTAAGATTACCGCGGATGAGTATGCTGAGGCTA